The proteins below are encoded in one region of Silene latifolia isolate original U9 population chromosome 2, ASM4854445v1, whole genome shotgun sequence:
- the LOC141627978 gene encoding putative aldo-keto reductase 2 isoform X1, translated as MATSVRRIKLGSNGLEVSAQGLGCMGMSAFYGPPKPDEDMIALIHHAVNSGVTLLDTADMYGPHTNEVLLGKALKGGWREKVQLATKFGGVFEDGNYSIRGDPQHVRAACERSLKRLDVDYIDLYYQHRIDTNVPVEITVCNFHTFNVIYCICQLAYAYLVKELKKLVEEGKIKYIGLSEASASTIRRAHAIHPITAVQLEWSLWTRDVEEDIIPTCRELDIGIVAYSPLGRGFLSSGPKITENLSKDDSRQQLPRFQQENMEKNKLIFERVSEIAAQKGCTPAQLALAWVHQQGEDVCPIPGTTKVENLNQNIGALSVKLTAEEMAKLEGLASEDVVHGDRYASNFYTWKESDTPPLSSWKSE; from the exons ATGGCAACAAGTGTAAGGAGAATTAAGTTGGGCTCAAATGGGCTTGAAGTATCAGCTCAAGGTTTAGGATGCATGGGCATGTCTGCCTTTTATGGCCCACCTAAGCCTGATGAAGACATGATTGCTCTTATTCATCATGCTGTTAATTCTGGTGTTACCTTGCTTGATACTGCTGACATGTATGGACCTCACACCAATGAAGTTCTCCTTGGAAAG GCACTGAAGGGAGGATGGAGAGAAAAAGTGCA attgGCTACAAAATTTGGTGGGGTTTTCGAGGACGGAAATTACTCAATTAGGGGTGATCCTCAACACGTGAGAGCTGCCTGTGAAAGAAGCTTGAAGAGGCTTGATGTTGATTACATTGATCTCTATTATCAGCACCGAATTGATACTAATGTCCCCGTTGAAATCACCGTATGTAATTTTCACACATTTAACGTCATATATTGCATATGTCAGCTAGCTTATGCTTATCTGGTAAA GGAACTTAAAAAACTGGTTGAAGAGGGTAAAATCAAGTACATTGGTCTGTCTGAAGCATCAGCTTCGACTATCCGAAGAGCACATGCAATTCATCCTATAACAGCAGTGCAGTTGGAATGGTCCTTATGGACACGAGATGTGGAGGAAGATATCATTCCGACTTGCAGAGAGCTCGACATTGGAATTGTGGCCTATAGTCCTTTAGGAAGAGGCTTTCTCTCTTCAGGGCCAAAGATAACAGAGAACTTGTCGAAGGACGACTCCCGCCAG CAACTGCCAAGGTTTCAGCAGGAAAACATGGAGAAAAACAAACTGATATTTGAGCGAGTTAGTGAAATAGCAGCCCAAAAGGGATGCACCCCAGCGCAACTAGCGTTAGCATGGGTGCATCAGCAAGGGGAGGATGTGTGTCCTATTCCTGGTACAACCAAAGTCGAAAACCTGAACCAAAACATTGGAGCATTGTCAGTAAAGTTAACGGCTGAAGAAATGGCCAAACTCGAAGGCCTTGCTTCGGAGGACGTCGTGCATGGTGATAGGTATGCAAGTAATTTCTATACTTGGAAGGAATCAGACACTCCACCTTTGTCTTCATGGAAATCGGAATAA
- the LOC141627978 gene encoding putative aldo-keto reductase 2 isoform X2 encodes MATSVRRIKLGSNGLEVSAQGLGCMGMSAFYGPPKPDEDMIALIHHAVNSGVTLLDTADMYGPHTNEVLLGKALKGGWREKVQLATKFGGVFEDGNYSIRGDPQHVRAACERSLKRLDVDYIDLYYQHRIDTNVPVEITMRELKKLVEEGKIKYIGLSEASASTIRRAHAIHPITAVQLEWSLWTRDVEEDIIPTCRELDIGIVAYSPLGRGFLSSGPKITENLSKDDSRQQLPRFQQENMEKNKLIFERVSEIAAQKGCTPAQLALAWVHQQGEDVCPIPGTTKVENLNQNIGALSVKLTAEEMAKLEGLASEDVVHGDRYASNFYTWKESDTPPLSSWKSE; translated from the exons ATGGCAACAAGTGTAAGGAGAATTAAGTTGGGCTCAAATGGGCTTGAAGTATCAGCTCAAGGTTTAGGATGCATGGGCATGTCTGCCTTTTATGGCCCACCTAAGCCTGATGAAGACATGATTGCTCTTATTCATCATGCTGTTAATTCTGGTGTTACCTTGCTTGATACTGCTGACATGTATGGACCTCACACCAATGAAGTTCTCCTTGGAAAG GCACTGAAGGGAGGATGGAGAGAAAAAGTGCA attgGCTACAAAATTTGGTGGGGTTTTCGAGGACGGAAATTACTCAATTAGGGGTGATCCTCAACACGTGAGAGCTGCCTGTGAAAGAAGCTTGAAGAGGCTTGATGTTGATTACATTGATCTCTATTATCAGCACCGAATTGATACTAATGTCCCCGTTGAAATCACC ATGAGGGAACTTAAAAAACTGGTTGAAGAGGGTAAAATCAAGTACATTGGTCTGTCTGAAGCATCAGCTTCGACTATCCGAAGAGCACATGCAATTCATCCTATAACAGCAGTGCAGTTGGAATGGTCCTTATGGACACGAGATGTGGAGGAAGATATCATTCCGACTTGCAGAGAGCTCGACATTGGAATTGTGGCCTATAGTCCTTTAGGAAGAGGCTTTCTCTCTTCAGGGCCAAAGATAACAGAGAACTTGTCGAAGGACGACTCCCGCCAG CAACTGCCAAGGTTTCAGCAGGAAAACATGGAGAAAAACAAACTGATATTTGAGCGAGTTAGTGAAATAGCAGCCCAAAAGGGATGCACCCCAGCGCAACTAGCGTTAGCATGGGTGCATCAGCAAGGGGAGGATGTGTGTCCTATTCCTGGTACAACCAAAGTCGAAAACCTGAACCAAAACATTGGAGCATTGTCAGTAAAGTTAACGGCTGAAGAAATGGCCAAACTCGAAGGCCTTGCTTCGGAGGACGTCGTGCATGGTGATAGGTATGCAAGTAATTTCTATACTTGGAAGGAATCAGACACTCCACCTTTGTCTTCATGGAAATCGGAATAA
- the LOC141627978 gene encoding putative aldo-keto reductase 2 isoform X3, with translation MATSVRRIKLGSNGLEVSAQGLGCMGMSAFYGPPKPDEDMIALIHHAVNSGVTLLDTADMYGPHTNEVLLGKALKGGWREKVQLATKFGGVFEDGNYSIRGDPQHVRAACERSLKRLDVDYIDLYYQHRIDTNVPVEITMRELKKLVEEGKIKYIGLSEASASTIRRAHAIHPITAVQLEWSLWTRDVEEDIIPTCRELDIGIVAYSPLGRGFLSLPRFQQENMEKNKLIFERVSEIAAQKGCTPAQLALAWVHQQGEDVCPIPGTTKVENLNQNIGALSVKLTAEEMAKLEGLASEDVVHGDRYASNFYTWKESDTPPLSSWKSE, from the exons ATGGCAACAAGTGTAAGGAGAATTAAGTTGGGCTCAAATGGGCTTGAAGTATCAGCTCAAGGTTTAGGATGCATGGGCATGTCTGCCTTTTATGGCCCACCTAAGCCTGATGAAGACATGATTGCTCTTATTCATCATGCTGTTAATTCTGGTGTTACCTTGCTTGATACTGCTGACATGTATGGACCTCACACCAATGAAGTTCTCCTTGGAAAG GCACTGAAGGGAGGATGGAGAGAAAAAGTGCA attgGCTACAAAATTTGGTGGGGTTTTCGAGGACGGAAATTACTCAATTAGGGGTGATCCTCAACACGTGAGAGCTGCCTGTGAAAGAAGCTTGAAGAGGCTTGATGTTGATTACATTGATCTCTATTATCAGCACCGAATTGATACTAATGTCCCCGTTGAAATCACC ATGAGGGAACTTAAAAAACTGGTTGAAGAGGGTAAAATCAAGTACATTGGTCTGTCTGAAGCATCAGCTTCGACTATCCGAAGAGCACATGCAATTCATCCTATAACAGCAGTGCAGTTGGAATGGTCCTTATGGACACGAGATGTGGAGGAAGATATCATTCCGACTTGCAGAGAGCTCGACATTGGAATTGTGGCCTATAGTCCTTTAGGAAGAGGCTTTCTCTC ACTGCCAAGGTTTCAGCAGGAAAACATGGAGAAAAACAAACTGATATTTGAGCGAGTTAGTGAAATAGCAGCCCAAAAGGGATGCACCCCAGCGCAACTAGCGTTAGCATGGGTGCATCAGCAAGGGGAGGATGTGTGTCCTATTCCTGGTACAACCAAAGTCGAAAACCTGAACCAAAACATTGGAGCATTGTCAGTAAAGTTAACGGCTGAAGAAATGGCCAAACTCGAAGGCCTTGCTTCGGAGGACGTCGTGCATGGTGATAGGTATGCAAGTAATTTCTATACTTGGAAGGAATCAGACACTCCACCTTTGTCTTCATGGAAATCGGAATAA